A portion of the Fulvia fulva chromosome 1, complete sequence genome contains these proteins:
- a CDS encoding ATP synthase subunit e, mitochondrial: protein MASSSTGVNVLRWGALVFGVFYGFSHQQAISSRDKAAAAQHEWDRKQNLINEAKKQFAEKHSSKKSGDGVITNPEDPKFDLEAYFKKLESS from the exons ATGGCTTCCTCGTCGACAGGAGTGAAT GTCCTCCGATGGGGCGCACTGGTCTTCGGCGTCTTTTACGGCTTCTCACACCAGCAAGCCATCAGTTCGAGAGACAAGGCCGCAGCAGCGCAGCACGAATGGGATCGCAAGCAGAACCTCATAAACGAGGCGAAGAAGCAGTTTGCGGAGAAGCACTCCTCAAAGAAGAGCGGTGATGGCG TGATAACAAATCCAGAGGACCCCAAGTTCGACCTCGAAGCGTACTTCAAGAAACTTGAAAGCTCTTGA